A region from the bacterium genome encodes:
- a CDS encoding CvpA family protein translates to MPYVDILIVIVVGVFAAKGFFKGFFNEALTLVGFIVAFFFATNVYGGLGGFVAGLLGISAGLAKFVAFLAVFLAIVFASAALGSVLSQGAKVLALSGMNRFLGSLFGAAKGFIAVGVIAAVMMEGAISPGLAAVVNSSFLAPIAIDVFDQVMSVINI, encoded by the coding sequence ATGCCTTACGTCGATATTCTCATCGTCATCGTCGTCGGCGTTTTCGCGGCCAAGGGCTTTTTCAAGGGCTTTTTCAACGAGGCGCTCACGCTTGTCGGCTTCATCGTCGCGTTCTTTTTCGCCACCAACGTCTACGGCGGACTCGGCGGATTCGTCGCGGGCCTGCTTGGCATATCCGCGGGGCTCGCCAAGTTCGTCGCGTTCCTCGCGGTGTTCCTGGCGATCGTGTTCGCGTCCGCCGCGCTTGGCTCGGTCCTCTCACAAGGCGCGAAGGTGCTGGCGCTTTCGGGCATGAACCGCTTTCTCGGCTCGCTTTTTGGCGCGGCCAAAGGATTCATCGCCGTCGGCGTCATCGCGGCGGTGATGATGGAAGGCGCGATATCGCCGGGGCTCGCCGCCGTGGTAAACTCGTCGTTCCTCGCGCCGATCGCGATCGACGTTTTCGACCAGGTGATGAGCGTCATCAACATCTAG
- a CDS encoding GatB/YqeY domain-containing protein, which yields MSDIAKRLLDDLKGAMKAQDKLRTSVLRMTKAELNKIEIDGGTLDDAGVIAILRKEIKRREEAAEAFGAGGRADQADKERAEAKILAEYLPAELSDDEIEAMVREAAAEAGAVSPRDIGKIMKPVLTRAAGRTDGKRVQQIALRVLTS from the coding sequence ATGTCGGACATCGCCAAGCGCCTTCTCGACGATCTGAAAGGCGCGATGAAGGCGCAGGACAAACTGCGCACATCCGTCCTTCGAATGACGAAGGCGGAACTGAACAAGATCGAAATCGATGGCGGCACGCTCGACGACGCCGGCGTCATCGCGATCCTCCGAAAGGAGATCAAGCGCCGCGAGGAGGCCGCCGAGGCGTTCGGCGCGGGCGGGCGCGCCGATCAGGCGGACAAGGAACGCGCGGAGGCAAAGATCCTCGCGGAGTATCTGCCCGCCGAACTTTCCGACGACGAGATCGAGGCGATGGTGCGCGAGGCGGCCGCCGAGGCCGGCGCCGTTTCGCCGCGCGATATCGGCAAGATCATGAAGCCGGTTTTGACAAGGGCCGCGGGCCGCACAGACGGCAAGCGCGTGCAGCAGATCGCCCTGCGCGTTCTGACCTCGTAA